A single region of the Bacteroidota bacterium genome encodes:
- the kbl gene encoding glycine C-acetyltransferase, with protein MYTIQNRLQAEIQEIKDSGLYKNERVITSPQGADIKLEDGRSVINFCANNYLGLSSHPKVIEAAKKAIDSHGYGMSSVRFICGTQDIHKTLENKLSEFLGTEDTILYAAAFDANGGVFEPLFNEEDAIISDALNHASIIDGVRLCKAVRYRYAHNDMDDLEAQLKLAQAQRNRIIVTDGAFSMDGTIARLDLIVALAEKYNALIMIDECHASGFLGKTGRGTHEHRGVMGKIDIITGTLGKALGGASGGFTSGRKEIIEMLRQRSRPYLFSNTLAPSITGASIAVLDLLSETTELRDKLETNTTYFREKMTAAGFDIKPGEHPIVPIMLYDAVLSQTMAAKLLDEGIYVIGFYFPVVPKGQARIRVQISAGHDRHHLDKAIAAFTKVGKELGVIQ; from the coding sequence ATGTATACCATTCAAAACCGTCTTCAGGCCGAAATTCAGGAAATTAAAGATTCAGGATTATATAAAAACGAACGCGTAATTACCTCACCGCAGGGTGCTGATATTAAGTTAGAAGATGGTCGCTCGGTAATTAATTTTTGCGCTAATAATTATTTAGGATTAAGCTCACATCCAAAAGTGATTGAAGCTGCAAAAAAAGCAATTGACAGTCATGGATATGGTATGAGCTCTGTGCGTTTTATTTGTGGAACTCAGGATATTCATAAAACTTTAGAAAATAAATTATCTGAATTTTTAGGGACAGAAGATACTATTTTATATGCAGCAGCATTTGATGCAAATGGTGGTGTGTTTGAACCATTATTTAATGAAGAAGATGCTATTATTTCTGATGCATTAAATCATGCGTCCATAATTGATGGTGTTCGTTTATGTAAAGCCGTTCGTTATCGTTATGCGCATAATGATATGGATGATTTGGAAGCACAATTAAAATTAGCACAGGCACAACGCAACAGAATTATTGTTACTGATGGCGCATTTAGTATGGATGGCACTATTGCACGATTAGATTTAATTGTTGCTCTTGCAGAAAAATATAATGCATTAATCATGATTGATGAGTGCCATGCTTCCGGATTTTTAGGAAAAACAGGAAGAGGCACACATGAACATCGTGGTGTAATGGGTAAAATAGATATCATTACCGGCACATTGGGAAAAGCATTAGGTGGTGCAAGTGGAGGATTTACATCAGGCAGAAAAGAAATAATCGAAATGTTGCGTCAACGTTCACGTCCGTATTTATTTTCAAATACGTTAGCACCATCAATAACCGGAGCATCAATTGCAGTTTTAGATTTATTAAGTGAAACAACAGAATTACGCGATAAACTGGAAACCAACACAACCTATTTCCGTGAAAAAATGACGGCGGCAGGATTTGATATTAAACCGGGTGAACATCCAATTGTACCTATTATGTTATATGATGCCGTATTAAGTCAAACCATGGCAGCTAAATTATTGGATGAAGGCATTTATGTAATCGGTTTTTATTTTCCGGTTGTGCCGAAAGGACAGGCGAGAATTCGTGTGCAAATTTCAGCGGGTCACGACAGACATCATTTGGATAAAGCAATTGCTGCTTTTACTAAAGTTGGGAAAGAATTGGGTGTGATTCAATAA
- a CDS encoding beta-lactamase family protein, which yields MRYFFLLLFCFGYFFTYAQFETGVTYQQLDSILYGTNPDSNGPGMGVIVIKDDSIVYFSSSGYANVKKELPIGLHTQYNIGSVTKMFTGIAILLLEEEGKLNRNDDIHKYVPEFPDYGQPITINQLLSHTSGIRDQFELASFLYNYNKQLFTFDGMVQYQQAYPELNAPVGESFAYSNAGYMLLAMVIEKASGLTYSTYLTQNIFIPLGMQNTYVSEGKEKYLKDGTGNYPLSKKGKAHGSFAYADAIGATGVNSTLYDMYLWDKNFYHNQLGAKKQALIDTLQKTFSLNNGNSVYYGCGIIKKPYRGKAVYEHSGGWGEYLTQYRRFPDEHISIIAWNNAVNYSPFVAVDKVSNAIMNYPATETKTDVLPGFNQKLLEGVFITENNFIREVKLKGDTLILRLPLNKSTRYHALTYTGKMGNTIYYTDSLRNAVEFVMINDTVTEFSWIGGEYFLNKRLYNKIEDSANIPVENFTGKYYLQNHNNKVKVIYRKYKHQLYLRNFPFNKLRMENICGNIYYMVDYDMYLRVEDDAIVIGDDWIFNLRYDKM from the coding sequence ATGCGCTATTTTTTTCTGTTGCTTTTTTGTTTTGGATATTTCTTCACGTATGCGCAGTTTGAAACCGGAGTTACTTATCAGCAATTAGACAGTATTTTATATGGCACAAATCCCGACAGCAATGGTCCGGGCATGGGCGTTATAGTAATAAAAGATGATTCCATTGTTTATTTCAGTTCTTCAGGATATGCGAACGTTAAAAAAGAATTGCCTATCGGGTTACACACACAGTACAATATTGGTTCTGTAACTAAAATGTTTACCGGCATTGCCATCTTGCTGTTAGAAGAAGAAGGAAAATTAAATCGCAACGACGATATTCATAAATATGTGCCTGAATTTCCTGATTATGGTCAACCAATAACCATAAATCAACTATTAAGTCATACCAGTGGCATTCGCGACCAATTTGAACTTGCATCCTTTCTATATAACTATAACAAACAGTTATTTACATTTGATGGCATGGTGCAATATCAGCAGGCATATCCCGAATTAAATGCACCTGTTGGCGAATCGTTTGCTTATAGTAATGCAGGGTATATGTTACTTGCAATGGTTATTGAGAAAGCGAGTGGATTAACTTATTCAACATATTTAACGCAAAATATTTTTATTCCCTTAGGCATGCAGAACACATATGTGTCTGAAGGAAAGGAAAAATATTTGAAGGACGGAACGGGCAATTATCCTTTATCTAAAAAAGGAAAAGCACACGGCTCATTTGCCTATGCCGATGCAATTGGTGCAACGGGAGTAAATTCCACTTTGTATGATATGTATTTGTGGGATAAAAATTTTTATCACAATCAGCTTGGCGCAAAAAAGCAGGCACTGATAGATACATTACAAAAAACATTTTCATTAAATAATGGCAATAGTGTTTATTATGGTTGCGGGATAATTAAAAAACCATATCGTGGTAAAGCTGTGTATGAACACTCCGGAGGCTGGGGTGAATATTTAACGCAATACCGCCGTTTCCCGGATGAACATATTTCTATAATTGCGTGGAATAATGCAGTTAATTATTCCCCTTTTGTTGCCGTAGATAAAGTTTCTAATGCAATAATGAACTACCCGGCAACAGAAACAAAAACGGATGTATTGCCCGGATTTAATCAGAAATTACTAGAAGGTGTTTTTATTACTGAAAATAATTTTATACGCGAAGTAAAATTAAAAGGTGATACACTTATTTTAAGATTACCATTAAATAAAAGTACACGGTATCATGCCTTAACCTATACCGGTAAAATGGGAAACACCATTTATTATACCGACTCATTGAGAAATGCAGTTGAGTTTGTTATGATAAATGATACCGTAACAGAATTTTCCTGGATTGGCGGAGAATATTTTTTAAATAAACGGCTTTACAATAAAATTGAAGATTCAGCCAATATACCTGTTGAAAATTTTACGGGAAAATATTATCTGCAAAACCATAACAACAAGGTTAAAGTAATTTACAGAAAATATAAACACCAATTGTATTTACGCAACTTCCCTTTCAATAAACTGCGTATGGAAAATATTTGCGGCAATATCTATTACATGGTAGACTACGACATGTATTTACGTGTAGAGGATGATGCAATTGTAATTGGCGATGATTGGATATTTAATTTACGATACGATAAAATGTAA